TCTTATCGGTGGGCCAAAGTTAAAACAATTGTATTGATATTTCCAAAAAAGAGTCAGAAAAGCGAGCGGGCGATCGCCGTCGGAGCCCATCCAGCAAAAAGGAGTGATTTTTCCTAGAAGCAGTCCAACAAAAAATTAAAGTCCTTAAACTATGGGCACAATTGATGTATTAACGGTGCTTGAGAGCGCGGGCCATTTCCCTGTCATCCTGACGCCGCTTGAGGGTTTCCCGTTTATCGTGGAGCTTCTTACCGCGTCCCAAACCAAGGCTCAGTTTTACCAGGCTCCCCTTGAGATACATCTTCAAAGGGATCAAAGTTAACCCCTTCTGCTCCAGTTGACCAATGAGCCGCCGAATTTCTTTGCGGTGTAGCAGGAGCTTGCGATCGCGTTTCGGTTCATGGTTAAAATAATCGCCGCTGGCATTGTAGGGGGAGATATGCACATTTAACAGCCAGGCCTCATTATTACGAATGAGCACATAGCCATCCCGCAAGTTCACCTTCCCCGCTCGCACCGACTTCACTTCTGTCCCCTTGAGCTGAACCCCGGCCTCTAAGGTTTCGAGGATCTCATACTGGAAGCGCGCCTGACGATTATCGCTGACGAGTTTAATCGGTTTTTTGCTATCTGCCATCGGGTTTTCGGTTACTGGGGAACAAAAGATATGTAATCTCTCATCCTAGCAAATTCCCCAGAGCCTCTGGCTAGTTAGCACAGGCAACGCAGCCCTCAGAACTTTCTTTAAAGTCATCCTTCTGTACCGTGCGGATGTAGTAAATGGCCTTACAGCCTTCCGCCCAAGCCAGCATCAGAATATCGAAAATATCTTTGGCTTTCATGGCCCGCTCCGGCTCTTCGGGAAAATAAACCCCTTGGTTGAGGTTGAAGATCAGCTCCATGGAAATGCCCGTGTCAATCCATTTCTGCATGGTGGCGACGGCCTTCACAACGGTGCGCTGATCCATGCTCTTGTTTTCTTGGTAGAACCAGAAGGCTTTGCCGATAAAGGGCGGCGCGATCGGTACAGTGCCCTTGGCCCATTTGTCATAGAAAAATTTGCTGTAGGTGGGCAGAATACTAGCGCTGCAACCCTGCACCAGAGAAGAAGATGTATTGGGGGCGATCGCCGTAATGTGGCTATTGCGAATCCCGTATTTTTGGACGTCTTCACTGAGGGTTTCCCAGCGGTCTACCTCATTGGCATTTTCGCGATACCAGGCGACCGGCTTGGCGCCAATCAGATGGCCTTTGCTCCATTCACTACCCAGGAATCCAGGATAAGCGCCCCGTTCCTTCGCCAAATCTACAGAGGTGCGGGTGCAATAGTAACCGATATCTTCAAACAGGCGATCGATCGCCTCGATATCTTTGTAGGAAAGTCTATTTTTCGCAAGCCAATCGGCCAGACCCATGGCGCCGACGCCAATGGTACGGTAGCGCTGGTTGTGGATACTGCTGTCTTCGAAGGGTGTATTGGTAATCTCGATGGTGTTATCGAGGATGCGCACCGCCACTTCACAGGCTTTCGGCAGTTCACCCGGTTCAATATTAGCCAAGTTCAGGGAGTCGAGGTTACAGGTGTGGGCCAGTTGTCCAGGGACGACATTGGAGAACGACTCTACGCACAGATTAACTCCAGGGATATAGCCTTCGTGCTGGTTGGGGTTGGCGCGGTTGATGGTGTCCTTAAAGGCGATATAAGGCATCCCGGTTTCGATCTGCGATCGCATAATTTCTTTAAACAGATGCCGGGCGTCTACTTTTTTGTAGAGTTTAATCTCCTGATCGAGGCTCGCTTCGATTTGCTGGTAGGCGCTGTCGAACTTTTCCCCCCAGAGGGAAGCAAGGTCAATGCCGAGATTTTCCTTCACTTCGTAGGGATCAACCAATGTCCAGCTTTGCTGGGTTTGCACCCGGCGCATAAACTCATCGGTGACCACCAACTGCGGGAAAACATCGTAGGCTTTGCGTCGC
The nucleotide sequence above comes from [Synechococcus] sp. NIES-970. Encoded proteins:
- the smpB gene encoding SsrA-binding protein; its protein translation is MADSKKPIKLVSDNRQARFQYEILETLEAGVQLKGTEVKSVRAGKVNLRDGYVLIRNNEAWLLNVHISPYNASGDYFNHEPKRDRKLLLHRKEIRRLIGQLEQKGLTLIPLKMYLKGSLVKLSLGLGRGKKLHDKRETLKRRQDDREMARALKHR
- the nrdA gene encoding ribonucleotide reductase subunit alpha — encoded protein: MDLRQDTAPARSTTSATNSYSASSAVTPTKPQTYVLKRSGKRAPLDVTKIRNVVQWACQDLDANTIELEAGLKTRLKDGVTTREIQDNLIQCALEMCSPEEPDWRYVAGRLHIWSLWKDTLVARGYQYGQYPQLVAEKVAANAYDERLLQYSPAELEIANGWINPDWDMDYDYAGAVLLTKRYLLDHELPQEAFLTCALLLALPEKPENRLKWAKQFYEAIAQRKISLATPILANLRVPNGSLSSCFIIGMEDNLESIFREITNAARISKNGGGVGCNVSRIRATGSRVMGKNNASGGVIPWIKLLNDTAIAVNQGGRRAGAITVSLDVWHLDVPEFLEMQTENGDQRRKAYDVFPQLVVTDEFMRRVQTQQSWTLVDPYEVKENLGIDLASLWGEKFDSAYQQIEASLDQEIKLYKKVDARHLFKEIMRSQIETGMPYIAFKDTINRANPNQHEGYIPGVNLCVESFSNVVPGQLAHTCNLDSLNLANIEPGELPKACEVAVRILDNTIEITNTPFEDSSIHNQRYRTIGVGAMGLADWLAKNRLSYKDIEAIDRLFEDIGYYCTRTSVDLAKERGAYPGFLGSEWSKGHLIGAKPVAWYRENANEVDRWETLSEDVQKYGIRNSHITAIAPNTSSSLVQGCSASILPTYSKFFYDKWAKGTVPIAPPFIGKAFWFYQENKSMDQRTVVKAVATMQKWIDTGISMELIFNLNQGVYFPEEPERAMKAKDIFDILMLAWAEGCKAIYYIRTVQKDDFKESSEGCVACAN